From one Mytilus edulis chromosome 1, xbMytEdul2.2, whole genome shotgun sequence genomic stretch:
- the LOC139489791 gene encoding metabotropic glutamate receptor 3-like: MATSFTVQRSGREHWKLIQITVFLNYICILHGTAVTQSVRSATIPGRFLFGGLFPVHQKGADGTCGAINPDRGIQRLEAMLFTLDEINLDQNILPGIRIGTEIFDTCARETIALDRSLEFIRGTFTSLDASDFRCEDGSLAKANKTPKAIAGVIGGSYSSVSEQVANLLRLFKIPQISYASTSARLSDKKRYDYFIRTVPPDNFQAKAMVDIVSKFNWTYVSTVASEGEYGVSGIEAFVEEANARNICISESIKINSNANKNSYIDAVQKLAASPENAKVIILFLRQEDAKGILRAVHEKNMYGRFYWIAADGWGQQTAAVADHERAAEGALTLELQSTFLPEFDKYFFKLNPQDNKRNPWFREYWAKVHKCSWPNVTHPITNPLAKFCTGKERLSLSVYKQESKVQFIYNAVYALAIALHNMHANICGNRTGKAELCAEMTKLNGETLLKSYLLNTSFTDKYGALVKFNEKGDALGRYNIMNYQLNRNTRLYEYVAVGNWSTSLELDTEKIVWAGGTKDIPSSRCSRPCEFDEYKHVGKNGNANQCCWMCIKCKEYQYLKDEFTCEECGYGEWPDLDKKGCHSLAEKYMQWNTIYAIIPIVLACVGLFSTCTVIVTFFNFRDTPIVMASGRELSYMLLSGCILCYLITFVLIAKPSTFICGIQRFGVGFGFSVMYSSLLTKTNRISRIFDSARRSARRPPFISPKSQIVIASILIFIQVLFTAIWLVLERPGTRLYTPNERRDEVILKCRTDDISFLMSLVYNMLLIIICTYFAIKTRKIPENFNESKFIGFAMYTTCIIWLAFIPIYFGTLNSFQIQITTLSVSISLSATVILVCLFTPKMYIIVFHPAKNVRKLTMNSTSTKKPQLTSSSVLNSNNYDGGAGERIKLSVNYDERFGVTTTGKEGETENLDML; encoded by the exons ATGGCGACATCTTTCACCGTACAACGTTCTGGCCGAGAACATTGGAAATTAATACAAATAACAGTGTTTTTaaactatatttgtatattacatGGGACAGCTGTGACTCAATCAGTAAGATCAGCCACGATACCGGGGAGATTTCTCTTTGGCGGacttttccctgttcaccaaaaGGGTGCAGACGGCACTTGTGGTGCAATTAATCCTGACCGTGGAATTCAAAGGTTAGAAGCAATGCTCTTTACTTTGGATGAAATAAATCTGGATCAAAATATTCTTCCTGGAATACGAATCGGAACCGAAATATTTGACACGTGTGCTAGGGAAACAATTGCATTGGATAGATCTTTAGAGTTTATACGCGGAACATTTACATCTCTTGATGCTTCCGACTTCCGGTGTGAAGATGGATCCCTTGCAAAGGCTAATAAAACACCTAAAGCAATAGCAGGTGTTATTGGTGGCTCGTATAGTTCTGTTTCTGAGCAAGTTGCAAATCTATTACGATTATTTAAAATCCCCCAAATAAGTTACGCATCCACCAGTGCAAGATTAAGTGATAAAAAACGTTATGACTATTTCATTAGAACAGTCCCACCAGATAATTTTCAAGCTAAGGCTATGGTTGACATTGTGTCAAAATTCAACTGGACATACGTATCCACAGTGGCATCGGAAGGAGAATATGGGGTTTCCGGTATTGAAGCATTTGTAGAGGAAGCTAATGCGAGGAATATTTGCATTTCAGAGTCAATCAAAATAAATTCCAATGCTAATAAGAACTCGTATATTGACGCGGTACAAAAATTAGCAGCCTCACCAGAAAATGCCAAAGTTATCATTTTATTTCTTAGACAGGAAGATGCGAAAGGTATTCTAAGAGCTGTTCATGAGAAAAACATGTATGGTCGGTTCTATTGGATAGCCGCTGACGGTTGGGGTCAGCAAACGGCTGCTGTTGCAGACCACGAAAGAGCGGCTGAGGGAGCATTGACTTTAGAATTACAATCTACTTTTCTACCCGAATTCGACAAGTACTTTTTCAAATTGAACCCACAAGACAATAAAAGAAACCCTTGGTTTAGAGAATACTGGGCAAAGGTTCATAAGTGCAGTTGGCCTAACGTTACCCATCCTATTACAAATCCGTTGGCAAAGTTTTGTACTGGGAAAGAACGATTGTCACTTTCTGTATATAAACAGGAGAGTAAAGTCCAGTTTATTTATAATGCCGTGTATGCATTAGCTATCGCCTTGCACAACATGCATGCGAATATTTGTGGCAATAGGACGGGGAAGGCAGAGTTGTGTGCTGAAATGACCAAGCTGAATGGGGAAACACTATTAAAGTCATATTTGTTAAACACATCCTTTACAG ataaATACGGCGCACTGGTAAAATTTAACGAGAAAGGTGATGCTTTAGGAAGATACAATATCATGAATTATCAACTTAATCGAAATACACGGTTATATGAGTACGTTGCAGTTGGAAACTGGTCCACTTCTTTGGAGCTTGATACTGAAAAGATTGTCTGGGCTGGCGGAACAAAAGATATCCCATCTTCAAGATGCAGTAGGCCATGTGAATTCGACGAATATAAGCATGTTGGGAAAAACGGAAACGCGAATCAGTGTTGTTGGATGTGTATTAAGTGTAAagaatatcaatatttaaaagaCGAGTTTACTTGTGAGGAGTGTGGCTACGGTGAATGGCCGGATCTGGATAAAAAGGGTTGTCATTCTCTTGCTGAGAAATACATGCAATGGAATACAATATACGCTATAATCCCCATCGTTTTAGCATGTGTAGGGCTATTTTCAACATGTACGGTTATAGTCACGTTTTTCAATTTTAGAGACACGCCCATTGTGATGGCGTCGGGACGTGAACTTAGTTATATGTTGTTGTCAGGGTGTATTTTGTGTTATTTAATAACATTCGTGCTGATAGCCAAGCCTTCCACCTTTATATGTGGAATTCAAAGATTCGGTGTTGGTTTTGGGTTTTCTGTGATGTATTCCTCGCTACTGACGAAAACAAACCGAATTTCAAGAATTTTTGATAGTGCTAGACGGTCTGCACGGCGACCGCCATTTATAAGTCCAAAATCACAAATTGTGATAGCTAGTATTCTCATATTTATACAAGTATTATTCACTGCTATCTGGTTAGTATTAGAAAGACCAGGAACCAGATTGTATACTCCAAATGAGCGAAGGGATGAGGTTATCCTGAAGTGTAGGACAGACGATATATCATTCCTCATGTCATTAGTGTATAACATGCTACTCATTATCATATGTACATACTTTGCAATAAAAACGAGAAAAATTCCGGAGAATTTCAACGAATCCAAGTTCATCGGATTTGCCATGTACACTACATGTATAATTTGGTTAGCATTCATTCCGATATATTTTGGAACTTTAAATTCATTCCAG ATCCAGATAACAACATTAAGTGTGTCAATTAGTCTGAGCGCAACAGTCATTCTAGTGTGTTTGTTTACGCCAAAAATGTACATTATAGTCTTCCATCCTGCCAAAAATGTTCGAAAACTAACTATGAATTCAACTAGTACAAAGAAACCACAGTTAACTAGTAGTTCTGTATTGAACAGTAACAATTACG